The following proteins are co-located in the Macadamia integrifolia cultivar HAES 741 chromosome 3, SCU_Mint_v3, whole genome shotgun sequence genome:
- the LOC122073721 gene encoding uncharacterized protein LOC122073721, with product MKELQDFTASSDMIDLPFHGTSFTWANRQRQGLWIEARLDRFFCSAEWIEKFPTLFVDHIEVSSSDHKALLLNFQQEFCYLKRPFRFEACWLLEPTFESVMQIEWFPYVPGSPSFSLHSKLSKLSKCLKSWNKLVVDNIHNRINHLRATLENLHNIPIQDRDEHWKQ from the coding sequence ATGAAAGAACTCCAAGACTTCACTGCTAGTTCTGATATGATCGATCTCCCTTTCCATGGAACCTCATTCACATGGGCTAATCGTCAGAGGCAAGGTCTTTGGATAGAAGCAAGGTTGGATCGCTTCTTTTGTTCTGCTGAATGGATAGAGAAATTCCCTACGCTCTTCGTCGATCATATTGAGGTTTCCTCATCTGATCACAAGGCTCTTCTTTTGAATTTCCAACAGGAGTTTTGTTATCTTAAGCGACCATTTCGTTTTGAAGCATGTTGGCTCCTTGAGCCTACTTTTGAATCTGTAATGCAAATTGAGTGGTTCCCTTATGTGCCTGGCTCCCCTTCCTTCTCACTGCACAGTAAATTATCTAAGCTTTCAAAATGTCTTAAATCCTGGAATAAGTTGGTGGTAGATAATATTCACAACAGAATCAATCATCTAAGGGCTACGTTAGAAAATCTTCATAATATTCCCATTCAAGATAGAGATGAACATTGGAAGCAATAA